From Balneolaceae bacterium, a single genomic window includes:
- the ccoS gene encoding cbb3-type cytochrome oxidase assembly protein CcoS has product MLIGFSLFVAIVFLLLFFWAVRSGQFDDQYTPSIRILFDEKNSEQKQTTNNKNRDE; this is encoded by the coding sequence ATGCTTATCGGTTTCAGTTTATTCGTCGCAATTGTATTCCTGCTGCTTTTTTTCTGGGCAGTACGGAGCGGTCAGTTCGATGACCAATACACTCCCTCCATACGAATACTTTTCGACGAAAAGAATTCTGAACAAAAACAAACAACTAACAACAAAAATCGGGATGAGTAA